The proteins below are encoded in one region of Aphelocoma coerulescens isolate FSJ_1873_10779 chromosome 4, UR_Acoe_1.0, whole genome shotgun sequence:
- the SHISA3 gene encoding protein shisa-3 homolog, producing the protein MAGRRRALPRLLLRCLLLGLLGGGGGGQPGGGEYCHGWVDGQGGYHEGFQCPEGFDTAAATICCGSCALRYCCAAAEARLEQGGCTNDREPSEPGVTAQPIYVPFLIVGSIFIAFIIVGSLVAVYCCTCLRPKQPSQPIRFSLRSYQTETLPMILASTSFRTPSRQSSTATSSSSTGSSVRRFSFPRAEPGCLVASSPPPYTSGCFQTAHTVHLTQPSGFLVSPQYFGYPLQPEPALAGKSCSDFTQS; encoded by the exons atggcggggcggcggcgggcgctgccgcggctgctgctgcgctgcctcctgctggggctgctgggcggcggcggcggcggccagcCCGGCGGCGGCGAGTACTGCCACGGCTGGGTGGACGGGCAGGGGGGCTACCACGAGGGCTTCCAGTGCCCTGAGGGCTTCGACACGGCGGCCGCCACCATCTGCTGCGGCTCCTGCGCGCTGCGCTACTGCTGCGCCGCCGCCGAGGCTCGCCTGGAGCAGGGCGGCTGCACCAACGACCGCGAACCCTCGGAGCCGGGAGTCACCGCCC aACCAATCTACGTTCCATTCCTCATTGTGGGATCAATATTTATTGCCTTCATTATCGTGGGCTCGCTGGTAGCAGTTTATTGTTGCACATGTTTAAGACCTAAACAACCATCGCAGCCAATACGATTTTCTCTGCGGAGCTATCAGACCGAGACTCTTCCCATGATCTTGGCCTCCACAAGCTTCAGGACACCATCCAGGCAGTCCAGTACCGCAACAAGCTCCAGTTCAACCGGCAGCTCAGTGCGCAGGTTCTCCTTCCCCCGGGCAGAGCCAGGGTGCCTTGTGGCGTCCTCACCTCCACCGTACACATCTGGCTGCTTCCAGACAGCCCATACAGTCCATCTGACCCAGCCTTCGGGATTTCTTGTGTCGCCGCAGTACTTTGGGTATCCTCTCCAGCCAgagcctgccctggctgggAAAAGCTGCTCTGATTTTACTCAGAGCTGA